From one candidate division KSB1 bacterium genomic stretch:
- a CDS encoding sigma-54 dependent transcriptional regulator, translated as MNKVLVVDDDPDVRQGLLEWLQEGGYDAKGVSDGIVALDELRGDQYDVVLLDLYLPRLEGMKVLDAIVEGGIPVAVIVMSAYGTIQLAVEATKKGAFDFLEKPLSRERVLVTVRNALGKRELEAQRQLLLEEVREKYRMVGQSPAMERVFYLVDRAARSDAKVLILGENGTGKELVARAIHMNSARAGNRFVAVNCAAVPAELIESELFGHCRGAFTGAYTDTPGKFRVASGGTLFLDEIGDMTLHLQSKLLRALEDGEIYPVGSAQPVAVDVRFIAATNQDLEEKVRQGTFREDLYYRLNVIRIELPPLRERKEDIPILVDHFMRQICEANKVPLKTMTPSALSLLLSHSWPGNVRELRNVIEKLIVLYPEELHFDLHHVAEALRGYGNRAEVPPRSLKEAREEFEKRFIEQRLVANNWRIQETAKQLGIERTQLWKKMKRYGLGRKKGLPQRQESGSRAG; from the coding sequence ATGAATAAAGTCCTCGTGGTCGACGACGACCCCGACGTACGGCAGGGGCTTCTCGAATGGCTCCAGGAGGGAGGCTACGATGCCAAGGGGGTATCCGACGGGATCGTTGCGCTGGACGAATTACGAGGGGATCAGTACGACGTTGTGCTCCTCGATCTTTACCTGCCGCGCCTGGAAGGGATGAAGGTACTGGACGCGATCGTTGAGGGGGGTATCCCGGTCGCCGTTATTGTGATGTCTGCCTATGGCACCATACAGCTTGCTGTGGAAGCCACGAAAAAGGGGGCTTTTGATTTCTTGGAGAAGCCTCTGTCGAGGGAGCGCGTCCTGGTGACGGTCCGCAACGCCCTTGGTAAGCGCGAATTGGAGGCCCAGCGCCAGCTATTGCTGGAGGAAGTTAGGGAGAAGTATCGCATGGTGGGGCAGAGTCCCGCCATGGAACGCGTCTTCTACCTGGTCGATCGTGCGGCCCGATCGGACGCTAAGGTTCTAATCCTGGGGGAAAACGGAACGGGTAAAGAGCTGGTGGCGCGGGCCATTCACATGAACAGCGCACGGGCAGGGAATCGCTTTGTCGCGGTCAACTGTGCGGCGGTTCCTGCCGAGCTCATCGAGAGCGAGCTGTTCGGGCACTGCCGAGGTGCCTTTACCGGCGCCTACACCGACACCCCGGGGAAATTCCGGGTCGCTTCGGGGGGAACCCTGTTTTTGGACGAAATCGGCGACATGACCCTTCACCTGCAGTCCAAGCTGCTCAGAGCGCTTGAAGACGGGGAGATCTACCCCGTGGGTTCGGCCCAACCCGTAGCGGTGGACGTACGGTTCATTGCGGCCACTAATCAAGATCTGGAAGAGAAAGTACGGCAGGGCACCTTCCGGGAGGACCTGTACTATCGGCTCAATGTAATTCGCATTGAGCTGCCTCCTTTGCGGGAGCGCAAGGAGGATATCCCCATCCTCGTCGATCATTTCATGAGGCAGATCTGTGAGGCGAACAAGGTACCTCTGAAAACGATGACCCCTTCGGCCCTGAGCCTGCTCCTTTCGCACTCCTGGCCCGGAAACGTGCGCGAGCTTCGCAACGTCATCGAGAAGCTCATTGTGCTGTATCCCGAGGAGCTGCATTTCGACTTGCACCACGTAGCGGAGGCGTTGCGTGGCTACGGCAATCGGGCCGAGGTCCCTCCGAGGTCCCTGAAAGAGGCTCGGGAGGAATTTGAAAAGCGGTTCATCGAACAGAGACTGGTCGCCAACAACTGGAGGATCCAAGAGACGGCAAAGCAGCTGGGCATTGAGCGTACGCAGTTGTGGAAGAAGATGAAGCGGTATGGGCTCGGGCGCAAGAAGGGGTTGCCGCAGAGGCAGGAGTCTGGGAGCCGCGCTGGATGA